In Elusimicrobiota bacterium, the DNA window GTAAGTTTAACCTGCACGCTGTCGGAAAGCGACACCTTGCCTATCAGGGCTATCCGGGCGCCGGCTTTTTTTGACTGCAGAACCCTGATGCCCGCCTGCATGGCGAAAGGAGCGACGGCCATAAAAATAATGACCAGCACCAGACAGACATCCACCATAGGCGTAAGGTTGATTTCGGTTATGGGGCCGTCGGAATTATTTGAAGATATGGACATGTTTTCTGCCATATGCCATACGCTTTAGGCTATAGGCTTTAAGGACTTCCTTAGAGCTTATGGCTTACGGCTTATGGCTTAAAGCTTTCACTGGTTCCCTATCATTATCACCAGGCGCGTGGAAAAAATTTCAAGCTCGCTCGCCACCACTTTAAGCCTGCGGGTGAAATAATTGTAAACGATAACGGCAGGTATAGCCACCGCAAGGCCCGCCGCCGTGGCAACCAGGGCCTCGGCTATGCCGCGCGCCACAACCGTGGGGCCTCCAACACCCGAAAGCGCCAAATCCTGAAAAGCTTTTATGATGCCGACCACCGTGCCGAAAAGCCCGATAAACGGGGCGATATTGCCCATGGTGCCCAGCACTCCGAGGTTCTTTTCAAGCTCCAGGCGCTCCTCCTGGCGTTTTGTGGCCAGCAGTTCCTCAAGTTCTTTTTTGCGCATTGCCCTGTTCAACAGGGCATAATGCACGATTCTGGCCTGGGGCGAATCAATTCTGGAGGTGTATTCAAGGGCCTTGTCCACATTGCCCTTTTC includes these proteins:
- a CDS encoding biopolymer transporter ExbD, with amino-acid sequence MAENMSISSNNSDGPITEINLTPMVDVCLVLVIIFMAVAPFAMQAGIRVLQSKKAGARIALIGKVSLSDSVQVKLTKDGVLSVNGAQTDAEHFGGVILNALSASKDKFVIVKADEANKVGEVVGLLDEARQAGAVKMALMRN
- a CDS encoding MotA/TolQ/ExbB proton channel family protein; translated protein: MAHINFLEVFKGSFTLVILFFCSLLSFTFAFERWWVFRKSRPKKAEDLMAHVNGILEKGNVDKALEYTSRIDSPQARIVHYALLNRAMRKKELEELLATKRQEERLELEKNLGVLGTMGNIAPFIGLFGTVVGIIKAFQDLALSGVGGPTVVARGIAEALVATAAGLAVAIPAVIVYNYFTRRLKVVASELEIFSTRLVIMIGNQ